In Oncorhynchus clarkii lewisi isolate Uvic-CL-2024 chromosome 2, UVic_Ocla_1.0, whole genome shotgun sequence, one DNA window encodes the following:
- the LOC139423111 gene encoding urokinase plasminogen activator surface receptor-like, producing MYLIVPILVSLLLPKAYSLKCFECTPGESGACTDKETDCPTQCGNTRITSYMGGTTLSDVNLKSCSVPEQCLTASVNFGMMRTMIASTCCNTDLCNSQSIPETTKTTPNGKKCFTCTGTDCTRALSCVGDEDRCISTIVNMGGEKMTMKGCASKSICVGDMSGALGPTMGIDMKCCEGNLCNNAQSIGLSLLLLVTSMVSVALFH from the exons ATGTACCTTATTGTACCCATCCTTGTGAGCTTGCTACTCCCCAAAG CATATTCACTCAAGTGCTTTGAGTGCACACCAGGAGAATCGGGAGCATGCACGGACAAGGAGACTGACTGTCCAACCCAATGTGGAAACACGCGGATTACATCCTATATGG GTGGTACAACATTATCCGATGTGAACCTAAAGTCTTGCTCCGTGCCTGAACAGTGTCTCACTGCATCAGTGAATTTCGGAATGATGCGCACTATGATCGCCAGCACATGCTGCAATACAGACCTCTGCAACTCCCAAAGCATCCCTG AAACTACTAAAACCACCCCTAATGGCAAGAAGTGCTTCACCTGTACCGGAACGGACTGCACGAGGGCTCTGAGCTGTGTGGGAGACGAGGACCGCTGTATCTCAACAATAG TGAACATGGGTGGCGAGAAGATGACAATGAAAGGATGTGCCTCGAAGAGCATCTGTGTGGGAGACATGTCAGGAGCGCTGGGGCCCACCATGGGCATTGACATGAAGTGCTGCGAGGGAAACCTGTGTAACAACGCCCAGAGCATCGGACTGAGCCTCCTGCTCCTGGTGACATCCATGGTCTCTGTGGCCCTGTTCCACTGA